A stretch of Pristiophorus japonicus isolate sPriJap1 chromosome 12, sPriJap1.hap1, whole genome shotgun sequence DNA encodes these proteins:
- the tma7 gene encoding translation machinery-associated protein 7: MSGREGGKKKPLKQPKKSNKELDEDDVAFKQKKKEEQKKLDEMKTKAAGKGPLAAGGIKKSGKK; this comes from the exons GAGGCAAGAAGAAACCATTGAAACAGCCTAAAAAATCAAACAAGGAATTAGATGAG GATGATGTTGCTTTTAAACAGAAGAAGAAGGAGGAGCAAAAGAAGCTTGACGAGATGAAAACGAAAGCTGCGGgcaaaggcccactcg CTGCTGGAGGCATTAAGAAGTCGGGCAAGAAGTAA